The genomic DNA CGCTCAGGTGGCCAGCATTCTGAACGGAGCGGATTTGCGTTATCTCCCCTTTTTGGCCGCTCGCCTGATCCACGGCATCCTGGCGGCATCCTTATTGCTGCTCCTCTGGACTCCAATGATGGGCACCGGCTCGGCAGCCATGCTGCCGGTCTCGCCGGAAGAAGAAATATCGGTGGGATGGAGCAGCGTTCCTGACGCGTTTGTCATTTTTCTGAAATGGATAGCGGTTCTTCTTATTTTATCTCTGCTCGCCCGAATCATTCATTGGATACTTGCCCGAACCGAAGGGAGAACAAGGAAATGAACGTTGTGTTCTGCTCCAGAATTGATTATGATCTTTACGAACGGTAGTTTTTTTCTTGCGATACCAGGAAGCACTTGCTTCGAAGTTATTCTTTCTGATATCTATTACAAAGGAGCCTGTCATCTTGAGATATTACGTTCTTGACCGTGGCGATCAATTGTCGGTTGAATTGAGCGAAAAATTCCACCAATTGGCCGCAAAACAAGGTCTTCAGTTGGATGCAGAGTCACCGGACATCGTTGTTTCCATTGGAGGAGACGGGACGATGCTCCACGCTTTCCATACGTTCATTGACCGTATACCGTCGATCTCGTTTGTGGGGGTACATACCGGGCACCTCGGTTTTTTCGCTGATTGGCAAGCCAATGAAATTCCGGAGCTCGTCGATATGATTACCCGGCACAAAGATGAATCCCTGCTCAAGCCCCGGATTGTGCATTATCCGCTTATTGAGCTGGAGATTCAGAAGAAATCAGGGACCTCCTCGTATATTTGCCTGAACGAATTCACCTTGAAGGGCGTGGACGGCACGATTGTCGCCCAGGTTGATATCAATGATCAAATGTTCGAAATGTTCCGGGGAGACGGGTTTTGCATCTCTACGCCTTCCGGCAGCACGGCTTATAATAAGAGCCTGGGCGGAGCCATCATCCATCCCTCGATCAAAGCCCTGCAAATTTCCGAAATCGCCTCGATCAACAACCGGGTTTTCCGGACGATCGGGTCTTCCCTGGTGCTGCCGAAGCATCATCATTGCGATATTTATTCGCGGAAGGAACAGAATTTGCTGCTTACTCTGGATCATATTAATTACCCGATCAGCGACCTTATCTCCGTTCGCTGCCAAGTCGCGAAGCAGAGCGTCAGCTTCGTACGCTATCGTCCTTTTCCTTTCTGGAACCGCGTCCGCAACGCCTTCCTCGGATAAGATACTACTCATAGGCGCCTTGCCACCAGTAAACGGATGTTGCAGAAACATCCGTTTTCCTATATAAATTTCTTTTTTTTACCTGTATGATAGAGTTATATTTCAGTTAATACATAGCAAAGGACGTTTTTATGATTATGTTGAAATCATGGTACAAGTCAGCTGTAATCACCCTCCTTCTTCTTGCGCTTTGCCTGCCTAAGGCGGTATATGCAGACGGCAGCGCAATTGAGGCGGCGGAGGCCAGTGACCTCGAGGTGTTGCAAGAGGTTCTGCAATTATTGAATGACAACAACCTTGAGGGGATTCAAAGGGAAGAATTCATTGAAAACGCCATACGGGGCATGGTTTACACTTTAGATGACCCTTATTCGGATTATTACACGGAGGAAGAGCTCCAGGAGTTTGAGAATGATCTTAATCAGGAATACGTCGGCATCGGGGTACTGCTCCGGTATGTCCAAGGCAAGCTCTACGTCACTGAGGTGCTCGACGGCTCTCCGGCGAAAGCGGCAGGTGTGCGCAAAGGGGATGTCATTACCAGCGTAGACGGCTATCCCGTGACCAGTGTGGATGATATTTACCTCATTCAAGGCGAAGAGAATACGAAGGCTAGCATCACGATTAACCGGGGCGGCAGCAAGCTCTCCTTTCAGATTGCAAGATCCCACTTCGCTCTTCCGGCCGTTTCCAGCCGCATGATATCGGCGGGAGATATCGGGTACATCGCCATATCTTCGTTCTCTGACCAAGCGGATGAAGAGTTCGCTGTTCATTTGAGCAAGCTGCGCAAGTTAGGCATGAAATCTCTTGTTCTGGACCTCCGGGATAATTTGGGGGGATACGTGGAATCGGCGCAAAACATCGCCAAGCATTTTATTAAAGACGGCGTGCTTATGTATATCGAGAGCCAGAACGGCATCCTGGAAGCCATTAAAATTTCGGAAGGCAGTTCGCTTAACATGCCGGTCGTCATTTTGACCAACGAGTGGACGGCCAGCGCCTCGGAGATTTTGACCGCAGCGCTGCGGGATAATGGCATCGCCAAGGTCGTAGGGACCCAGACTTACGGCAAAGCGCGGATCCAGAACATTTACTCATTGTCAAACGGCGGCTCACTGAAGATGACAATTATGAAATACTTAACGCCAAAGCGCGAGGATTTCAACTATATCGGCCTTGAGCCGGACGTAGAAGTGAATCTCAATCAGACCGCCCAACTCATTACAGCGATGCATCAAATCGGTCTTACAAACATGGAAATCAGCGGAAATCCCTGGGAGCTGAACATTAACAACATATCCTTCAGCGGCTATCTTGACGTGATACAGGACGGCAGCAAAGTCTATGCATCCTCCCGTGTGCTCGCTGCGCTCGTTCAAGGCCAGGTATCCTGGACAGCAAATACCGGCGTGCTGACGATCACCGAGGGCTCGGGGAAAAAACAGCAATTCAAACGGGATGCGGGCAGCGTCAAAATTCTTAACGACGAAACCTTTATCGAACTTGGCGTATTCAAGAAAAGTTATCCTAATGTCGATTGGAGCTACCAGCAGGGACTATTGAAGCTGAAGGTGAAAACGAAGTAACAGTCCCCGGCATATCATGCAATTCTACAGATGGATTAAGATGATCCCTGCTACGCTATATCGGCAGCAAAAAAAAGACGTCCTTTCGAATTTCGAAGGACGTCTTTCATCGTTGGGTTGTAAATAATATGCAGCTGCTCTGCAAGAGCCTGTCCTACAGTTGCTCAGAGGCATTCTCTGGACTCGGGGAAGCGGATGCCTTGGAGCTGCCTTTCTGCTCTCTTGGCTCTTTGTGTTCCTTATTGTCCCTTGCGTCCTTTGTCTTCTGAAGTACAAAATAAGCGCAGCCGAAATTGCAGTACTCATTGATGTAATCCGTGATTCCCGAAAAAGCGGTATCCCGGTTCGCCTTGGGATGGTTATCGCGCAAAAAGCCTTTGAGCCTCAGCTTCTCGTAACCCCAGTCCCCAAGGATGTAATCGTACCGATCCAGTACTTCGCTGTACCTCTGCTTGAAGGCTTCGGCATCCCAAGCATTCTTGTAATTCTGAATCAGTTCGTATGTTCTGCCACCGATTTGGATCATTCGGTATCCCCCTCTTGCCTTGCCCTCAAATTTCTGCCGGAACGACTTCCTGACGGCTCTTCGCCGACTTCACCTGCTCGTGGGCATGATAAGAGCTGCGTACAAGCGGGCCGGACTCCACATGACTGAAGCCGCGCTTCATGCCCTCTTCCTTCAGCTCGGCAAATTGTTCCGGCCGGTAGTATTTCTCCACATTTAAATGCTGCGGCGAAGGCTGCAAATACTGACCGATCGTCAAAATATCGCAGTCCACGGCCCGCAAATCGTCCATCGCCTGCAAAATCTCGGACCATTCCTCGCCTACCCCCAGCATAATGCTGGATTTCGTAGGTATATCCGGCTGCATCGACTTGGCACGCCGAAGCAGCTCCAGGGAACGGCGGTATTTAGCCTTAGCGCGTACACGATCCGAAAGACGTTCGACCGTCTCAATGTTGTGGTTCAAAATATCCGGCTTCGCGTCCATGACGATACGCAGCGAATCCTCGTCGCCTAAGAAGTCGGGAATAAGCACCTCTACGCTGCAGAACGGCATGCGCTTCCGCACAGCGCGGACTGTCTCCGCAAAGATAGATGCCCCTCCGTCCTTCAAGTCATCCCTTGCGACGCTGGTAACTACGCAGTGGCGCAGCCCCATCTTCTCTGCAGCCTCGGCAACGCGCTCGGGCTCCTGCAAATCCAGCTCCGTAGGCAACCCGGTATTGACTGCGCAGAAGCGGCAGGCTCTCGTGCAGATATCGCCAAGAATCATGAATGTAGCCGTACGGTTGGCCCAGCATTCATATATATTTGGACAACGCGCTTCTTCGCATACCGTGTGCAGCGTCTTGGAACGCATCATCTCTTTGATTTCCTGATAATTATCGCCGGTCGTCAGTTTGATTCGAATCCAATCCGGTTTCGGTTCTTTAGCTAGTTTGGACAAGAATAGAGACCTTCCTTCTCTTGGAATAGGCTATAGCGCCATTATTATACCATGAATCCTATGGAAAAACCTCATTGACAAATGGAATAAAAAAACATCTTTTATCCCAACCTAAAAAAACGCTGTTTCCTCTATGGGGAATCGGCGACGGATTTTTAAAGGAGGAGATCTCATCTTGAGGTCGAGTTTATTCTTCGTCAGCAGGATTATTCCTTGCCTCGTTGGGGTGACGGTACTGACGTCATTATGGAACATTCCCGGTTTTGGCGCATCAGCGGCAGAAGCCCCCGGCAAGCCGGGCTCGTCTCTCCCCAAAAACGATTATGAGCTTAGACGGAGCTTGTACGAAGAAATTGGTTTGCTGACGCAGATTCCTTGGCACTGGCTGGCCGCGATCGATCAGTATGAGCGATCGATCACTCCGCGCAGCCAGCAGGCGGAGATGAATCATAGAATGATCCGAATCCGCTTTAAGGAAGCCGTGTGGGCGGGTCCCTTAAACCCCAACCCCAATGATATCAATCCCGCAACGATCGCCCTGTTCGGCGGCATCGGCAAAGATGCTTCGTCAGACGCAAAAGCCGACCCCACAAATGATCGGGATGCTTTATATACGATGGCGGCTTATTTGCTTCACTTCGGTTATAGCGACGACGATATCCGCATCGCCCTCTGGCGCTATTACCAGAACGATTCGTCCGTCGAGCGGATTCGCCAGTTTGCTAAAATATACAAAAGCTTTAACCGCATTGACCTTTCCGATAACGCTTTTCCGCTTCCCGTAACCAGCACCTATACATACCGGGACACGTGGGGAGACCGGCGCGGCTGGGGCGGACTGCGCACGCACGAAGGGACGGATCTGTTCGCCTCTTATGGCGTGCCCGTTCGCAGCGTTTGCTACGGCATCGTCGAAACCAAAGGCTGGAATCCTTATGGGGGCTGGAGAATCGGAATTCGCGACTTGAACAATCGCTACCATTACTACGCACATTTACAAGGCTTCGATAAGAAAATCAATATCGGCGACACGGTCAGCCCTAGCCAGATGCTTGGCTGGGTAGGCAGCAGCGGCTACGGCCCTCCGGGTACACAGGGAAGATTCCCGCCCCATCTTCACTATGGCATCTATAAAGATACAGGAACGAGGGAATGGGCGTTCAACCCCTTTCCCCTGCTCCAGCAATGGGAAAAATCTGAAAGAGTGAGGAATAAAAACAACAAGGGAGCCTCCTGACGGGCTACCCTTATTTTCCTACATTTTATTTCTTTCACTCATGCCCGGGTTCCGTGCCTGAGCTTGCTCCTGGCTGCTCCGGGATCGAAGGCAATGCGATATTCGGCGCGTTCACGCCGTTCTCTCCGACAGGATTGCCTTTGCTATCGTAGTAATACATCGGGACATCTCCGACTACCAGCATATAGGATACCGGAATCTCCGTCTCCACGGCCTGAGCTCCCATATCGAATGGAACGACGACCGCCAGCTCCGTCCGCACCCGCAGGAACACCTCCACGAGAATCATATTGATTCCCGCCTCCTGGCGGCGCGTGTTCAGATCGACCTTTACGTCGCCCTTCGGCTCGATGCGGATGGGGATGCTGGGGCCGAAGGAGGCCAGAATGGGACTGCCCAGCGCCTGTCCTAAAGGGATATGCTCCGATAGCCTAGACACATCGTCAATCGTAGCTCGAACCGTCTGAATCGTATCAGACGTAATCTGCATATGCGCGGAGTAATTCAGCATGAAGCCGGTGATTTTGCCGGAGGAATCGGTCTTCCAATCGATCAGGTTATCGATTTGCTCCCGGTTGGCCACTTGGGCCGTAATCGCCTCATTGATCGATTCAGTGGCAATTTGTTTCACCCGGATCTGAGCCAGGTGCTTGATGGGACCGATCATATTGCGCTCCACATATTGGCCAAACAGCACGAAGGCCGTAACCAAAAAGACGAAAACAATAAACCAGATATTTCTCCTGCTGAGCTTTCCTCTTCTTCTTCGGCTGTGCCATCCCCTTCTGATCCGCATTCTCTATCCCCCCAGGCAGCGCTCAATTGCTTCACCACCCAGTTTATGCAGGACGATCGTGAAAAAGAAGGACTAACTCCCGGTTTGTACCTTCTCTCCATTAACCCGAAATCTCCACAGGCTCCAGAAGCTCAAGCAGGCCCATCTCCAGGCATGTCCGAACGGAAAGCCGCTTGGTTCCAGCAGCAAACCGCATTTCGATCAGATCGGCAGGACCGGATACCCTGATCACCTCTCCCGACCCAAATGCCCGGTGAAGAACCTGCATTCCAGGGGACAGTTCTTCTGCCGACCGGATTGTATTCGCGTTCATCGAGGGAGCTGCAGCAACAGCCCCGCTGGCTATTTGCCGCCCGGAGTCCAGGCTCACACGAAGCTGCGGAGGATGCAGAATCGTCCGAACCTCGGTAAGGAACACAGATTCCGTCGCTTTCTCCCCTTCCCTTTGCTGATATGTCAGCAGTTCAAGCTGCGTCTTGGCTCTTGTCATGCCGACATAGAACAGCCGGGCCGCTTCCTCCATGAGCGCGCCGTTCCGGTCGCCTCCCTTCAAATCCTCTTTGGATGGAATAATGCCGTTAATCAGATCGATCATATATACATGCTTGAATTCCAGGCCTTTGGCGCTGTGGAAGGTCGAAAACGTGACGGCATGCTGACCTTTTCTAGATTTGGAGGACTTCAACAAGGCCTCCAAATGCTTGAGGCGCTGCGCGAATTCCTCCATCGTGTTCAAGGACTCCGCAATCTCCTCCAGCGAATTAAGGATGCCCAGCAAATATTCCTTCCGGAAGCCGAGACGCTCGCACATTTTATCGAGAGCCTTGCGTAACCCAGCTTCGCCCGAATGACATCTATCGCCTCTAAAGGCGGCATGCCTTTCATCTGTTCAAAAATCCACTTGCACTGCGGCAGCTGCCTCTGCTGATAATCCCGCAATGGCACGTAATTCAACAAATTATCAAATACGGATTCATTGTTGTTTATTTCCTTTAATGCAGCCATCTGCTGCTTTGTAATATAGCCGTTGAATTTCGTATGAATGGCTTCCAGTATATCCGGCCTCCGGTCCGTATACGACATCCTCATGAAATTGAGAATATCCTGCACCACCCAATGCGAAAAAAAACGATTATCCGCATCACGCATGTAGAACGGAATCCCGGCGCGGTCAAACTGATTCATCAGATCAATGGAGGTAGCATTGTTCCGATATAGTACCGCTACCTCGCCCAAATTGCCCAGCTTGCGAATTTCTTCGACTAAATACTTGGTTTGCTGCTTATAGTCGGGCAAGAGCTTGATAGAGATCGGCTGCCCCTCAGCGTTGTGTGTGAACATTTGCTTGTTATAACGGCTTTTGTTCCGTTGGATAAATTGATTGGCTGTCTCGACAATATTTTTTGAGGAACGATAGTTCTGCTCCATATACAGAATCCGCGCCTCCGGATACATCTGCTGAAATTCCAGCAAATAGGACGGCTCCGCCCCTCGCCAGCTATAAATCGATTGGTCGTCATCCGCTACCACACATAAGTTCCGATGCACCGCTACCAGCTTTTCAACGATCGCATGCTGCACCAGCGACGTATCCTGACTTTCATCGGTGAGCATGTAATCGTAGCGCCGCTGATATTTGCGAAGCAGTCTTGCATCTTTGCCAAGAATATCATTAGCCATCGTCAGCATATCATCGAAATCGATGAGCAAGCCGCTTGGATGCTTTATCTTATATTTTTCGTATTCGCTGAGGATTTGCTCTGCATGGCGCACGCCGCAGGACACATCGCCCCGCTTGTTCTCCGGGATCATTTTATTTTTAATATAGCTAATATATGTCGTTAACTCTTCCAGTTGGTCATCTGTAATGTTCTCTCCCGTGACTGCCCTGAATATATCGCGCAATATCAATTTCTTATGCAAGTAGGGAGCTGCCAGATCATCTGCCTCTCTCGGTTCTACATCATGATTCGCCCCATGCCCCTCGATCAATTGGAAGGATAATCCTTGAATTCGGAAGGACTCACGCACAATTTCGAAAGCCAGGCTGTGGATCGTGGAAAAATCAACGGGCGGCAGCTCCGGAAAAAATCGCTGATATCGCTCCTTCATATCCCCGGCCGACGCCCGGCTGAAGGTAATCGCCTTAATTCGCGAAGCCTGTGCTCCCTTCTCCTCGATCAGGTAAGCGATCCGCATCAGCAGCGTCGTGGTCTTTCCCGAGCCAGGCGAAGCAAGCAGCAGCAAGGGGCCCTCCGTATGCAGAACCGCCTGCTGCTGCACTTCATTGAGATGAACAGCAATTTGCTGTTTTTTGCGTATAAAAAAGGGATGTTCTTGCTGCATGATCGTTCCTTTCAAAATCTCTTTATTTCTCGCAATATTACAACCAATTTTTAAACAGTAGATAAAGCTATCCAAGCCCAATTTTGTTACCTCTGTCCCAGTTCTTATCATATTCAGAATGAGAAATCGACCTTATAGTCTATTCAGCATCTTTCTTGATCTACCTATTTTTATGAATATTGTAATTATTTACAAATGTGTAACACAAAATAAATATTATATGGTATGGTAGGAAACATAATACAAAAAAAGAGGTAAAAATTGTGAATTTAGGCAAATTTTCTAATCTGCTTCCGCTGCAAGTTCTGTATCCTCTTATAGTTTTAAATTATCGAGAGGCTCCTTTTTAGCGTGGTCTGATGCTATTGTAGACTGGACAGCAAATTCAACTCAAATAACATCTAGCGATGCTCACCAAAAATCAGGATATATATTTCCTAATATTGTAAGGACAAATGGGATTACCAAGCAAAAGTCTTCCGCTGCCTCATATCATATCTACCTATCTGAAACGACAATTGGTGCGGGTGTCGTTACCCCATGGGGTGATGTTACTGTATATGAGACTGACTTTTCCGACTACTTAAAAGTGTATAAAGACGGATCAGCAACAAACTATTAATAATAAATCTAATTGCAAAAACATCGGCCATTTTAAACGAAATGGTCGTTGTTTTGCGTACGGAGGAACTTAATGATCACTATAAGCGGATTAACAAAAGCATATGGAAAGAAGACGGTATTACAGAATATTAATTTGCAAATTCCTAAGAACAAGATAACTTTTATAACGGGATCTAATGGTTCAGGAAAAACTACACTGCTCAAGTGTATGCTCCATTTAGAGGACTTCGATGGCGATATTAAATATGAAAACCAGCCATTGAATGCTGTAAGAGAGAAGGTGTTCGTTATTTACGATAGCTCGCCTCTATATCCTAATTTGACAGGTTATCAGAATATAAAATTATTGGTTAAAACTGCTCCTGCATTTAATAACGATATATCTCTATTAGATAAGAAATTATTATCCAACAATCTTAGACCGGAAATATTAAAAAAGAAGGTTAAAAGCTACTCTTTCGGACAAAAGAAACAATTAAGCATAATGATCGCGTTACTTAATCGCCCCGAATTCCTTTTTTTAGATGAAGTTTCTAATGGCTTGGATTATGATTCTCTTATGGAACTACAAAGCTTACTAAGTGAGCTTTCCGTCGATACTACGATCTTAGCAATAGGGCATCATTTTGAATACTATTCTCCTATTATTGATAAGCTTATCATTCTTAATG from Paenibacillus woosongensis includes the following:
- a CDS encoding NAD kinase translates to MRYYVLDRGDQLSVELSEKFHQLAAKQGLQLDAESPDIVVSIGGDGTMLHAFHTFIDRIPSISFVGVHTGHLGFFADWQANEIPELVDMITRHKDESLLKPRIVHYPLIELEIQKKSGTSSYICLNEFTLKGVDGTIVAQVDINDQMFEMFRGDGFCISTPSGSTAYNKSLGGAIIHPSIKALQISEIASINNRVFRTIGSSLVLPKHHHCDIYSRKEQNLLLTLDHINYPISDLISVRCQVAKQSVSFVRYRPFPFWNRVRNAFLG
- a CDS encoding S41 family peptidase encodes the protein MLKSWYKSAVITLLLLALCLPKAVYADGSAIEAAEASDLEVLQEVLQLLNDNNLEGIQREEFIENAIRGMVYTLDDPYSDYYTEEELQEFENDLNQEYVGIGVLLRYVQGKLYVTEVLDGSPAKAAGVRKGDVITSVDGYPVTSVDDIYLIQGEENTKASITINRGGSKLSFQIARSHFALPAVSSRMISAGDIGYIAISSFSDQADEEFAVHLSKLRKLGMKSLVLDLRDNLGGYVESAQNIAKHFIKDGVLMYIESQNGILEAIKISEGSSLNMPVVILTNEWTASASEILTAALRDNGIAKVVGTQTYGKARIQNIYSLSNGGSLKMTIMKYLTPKREDFNYIGLEPDVEVNLNQTAQLITAMHQIGLTNMEISGNPWELNINNISFSGYLDVIQDGSKVYASSRVLAALVQGQVSWTANTGVLTITEGSGKKQQFKRDAGSVKILNDETFIELGVFKKSYPNVDWSYQQGLLKLKVKTK
- a CDS encoding YutD family protein; this encodes MIQIGGRTYELIQNYKNAWDAEAFKQRYSEVLDRYDYILGDWGYEKLRLKGFLRDNHPKANRDTAFSGITDYINEYCNFGCAYFVLQKTKDARDNKEHKEPREQKGSSKASASPSPENASEQL
- the lipA gene encoding lipoyl synthase; this encodes MSKLAKEPKPDWIRIKLTTGDNYQEIKEMMRSKTLHTVCEEARCPNIYECWANRTATFMILGDICTRACRFCAVNTGLPTELDLQEPERVAEAAEKMGLRHCVVTSVARDDLKDGGASIFAETVRAVRKRMPFCSVEVLIPDFLGDEDSLRIVMDAKPDILNHNIETVERLSDRVRAKAKYRRSLELLRRAKSMQPDIPTKSSIMLGVGEEWSEILQAMDDLRAVDCDILTIGQYLQPSPQHLNVEKYYRPEQFAELKEEGMKRGFSHVESGPLVRSSYHAHEQVKSAKSRQEVVPAEI
- a CDS encoding M23 family metallopeptidase, which codes for MRSSLFFVSRIIPCLVGVTVLTSLWNIPGFGASAAEAPGKPGSSLPKNDYELRRSLYEEIGLLTQIPWHWLAAIDQYERSITPRSQQAEMNHRMIRIRFKEAVWAGPLNPNPNDINPATIALFGGIGKDASSDAKADPTNDRDALYTMAAYLLHFGYSDDDIRIALWRYYQNDSSVERIRQFAKIYKSFNRIDLSDNAFPLPVTSTYTYRDTWGDRRGWGGLRTHEGTDLFASYGVPVRSVCYGIVETKGWNPYGGWRIGIRDLNNRYHYYAHLQGFDKKINIGDTVSPSQMLGWVGSSGYGPPGTQGRFPPHLHYGIYKDTGTREWAFNPFPLLQQWEKSERVRNKNNKGAS
- the yunB gene encoding sporulation protein YunB, coding for MRIRRGWHSRRRRGKLSRRNIWFIVFVFLVTAFVLFGQYVERNMIGPIKHLAQIRVKQIATESINEAITAQVANREQIDNLIDWKTDSSGKITGFMLNYSAHMQITSDTIQTVRATIDDVSRLSEHIPLGQALGSPILASFGPSIPIRIEPKGDVKVDLNTRRQEAGINMILVEVFLRVRTELAVVVPFDMGAQAVETEIPVSYMLVVGDVPMYYYDSKGNPVGENGVNAPNIALPSIPEQPGASSGTEPGHE
- a CDS encoding ATP-binding cassette domain-containing protein; protein product: MITISGLTKAYGKKTVLQNINLQIPKNKITFITGSNGSGKTTLLKCMLHLEDFDGDIKYENQPLNAVREKVFVIYDSSPLYPNLTGYQNIKLLVKTAPAFNNDISLLDKKLLSNNLRPEILKKKVKSYSFGQKKQLSIMIALLNRPEFLFLDEVSNGLDYDSLMELQSLLSELSVDTTILAIGHHFEYYSPIIDKLIILNDQSAVQIDNFKQVEGGDIREIYKQYLKHE